The genomic DNA AAGGAGTAGAAAAAAATGGCGGATTTAAAACGACTGTTCATTGGGAAACCATTGAAATCAGCCGAAAATGATGAACATAAATTAAGCAGATTTGCAGCGCTTGCGTTGTTATCTTCTGATGCACTTTCATCCATTGCGTATGGTACAGAACAAATAGTGGTGGTTCTGGTTACTTTGTCGGCGGCTGCGATTTGGTATTCATTACCAATTGCTGCATTTGTTATTATTTTACTTATTTCTTTAACATTGTCGTACCGACAAATTATTCATGCGTATCCGCATGGCGGCGGCGCATACGTTGTTAGTAGTGAAAACCTCGGCAGAAATGCCGGTTTATTGGCTGGTGGTTCGTTGTTAGTCGATTATATGCTAACAGTAGCCGTTTCAGTTTCAGCGGGCGCAGAGGCAATTATATCGGCGATTCCGGCGTTATATGGTCATCAAGTAGCAATTTCTATTGGGATTGTGATATTGATTACCTTAATGAACTTGAGAGGCCTGCGAGAATCTGCTTCGTTCTTAATGTTGCCAGTGTATAGTTTTATCGCAATTATTACATTACTGATTGTTGTTGGGCTATTTAAAATTGTGACTGGCGCACAGCCATTGAATGCGACAGCTTTACCAGGAGCCGTGGTTCCAGGAATTTCTATTGCCTTAGTTTTACGGGCGTTTTCATCTGGTTCTTCTTCCTTAACAGGGGTTGAAGCAATCAGTAATGCAGTGCCATTCTTTAAGAAACCACGAGCAAAAAATGCTGCTGGGACGTTAGCGTTAATGGCAACGATTTTAGGGTTCTTCTTCGTGGGGATTACATTTATTAACTATTGGTATGGGATTGTGCCCAAAGAAGAAGTGACAGTTCTTTCACAAATTGGGAAAGCGGTCTTTGGTCAAAATATTTTATATTATTTATTACAGTTTGCTACAGCCTTAATTTTAGCGGTTGCTGCTAACACAGGATTCTCAGCCTTTCCAGTTTTGGCTTATAACTTAGCCAAAGATAAGTTTATGCCGCATATGTATATGGATCGTGGCGACCGTTTGGGCTATTCAAATGGTATTTTAACTTTAGCTGCTGGTTCCATTGTTTTATTATTGATTTTCCAAGGTTCCACAGAACGTTTAATCCCATTGTATTCAATTGGTGTGTTTATTCCGTTTGCTTTGTCTCAATCGGGGATGGTTGTAAAATGGCGAAAAGAAACTAAAAATTGGTTGCCAAAATCAATTGCTAATATTGTCGGCGCCTTTATCTCTTTCGCGATTATCGCCATTTTGTTTATTTATCGATTAGGGGATATCTGGCCGTTCTTTATTATTATGCCGGTGTTGATTTATGCATTTTATCGGGTCAATACTCACTATAAAAATGTGGCGGAACAGCTACGTTTAGAAGATGGGGCACAGTTGCATGAGTTTGACGGGAATACAGTTATTGTTTTAGTAGGGAACGTAACCAAGGCAAATGTCGGCGCCTTGAACTATGCGCGTTCCATTGGTGATTATGTTGTTGCCATGCATGTCTCAATGGATGAAAACGTTGAGAAGGAAAAAGAAATTCAGGAAGAGTTTAAAAAACACTTCCCAGACGTTCGTCTATCAATTGTCCATTCTTCGTATCGTTCACTGCAAAACCCTATCTTACGTTATGTTGATTTGGTTAGTAAAAATGCCACGAAGCATAACTACAGTACAACAGTTTTAGTACCACAATTTGTACCAAATAAACGTTGGCAAAATATTTTGCATAACCAAACAAGTTTACGCTTGCGGATTCGTTTAGCGTGGCGGGAAAATATTATTGTGGCTACCTATAGTTATCACTTGAAAAAATAAAAAAAAGTCTGCCATCTTTTGATGGCAGATTTTTTTATTGACGTAATTGTTTTTGATAAATTCTAGCGCAAGACTGCTCTTCGGTGGTTACCATTGTCAAAAATTCCCAGTCATATCTTTCATAAAAAGTAGTATGGTCTGTAAGCAGATAAAGCTTTTTAAATCCAGAATTAGCAAGAAAATCACCAACTGTTGTTAAAAGAATTCCTGCTAAGCCTTGGTGACGAAATGTTGGTTCGACATACAATGCACAAAGGTTTGGCGTAAGGTCTGCACGATTGTGGAAGTCATTATCAATTACGCCCACGCCTGCAACGATGTCCTGCTGTTTATTCAAGCAGACCCACCAATGTGGTACGTGGTTTTCGCTAGTTAGCATTTCCTGCATACTTCCTTGATACGCTTCAGCGGGGATTTGCCACTTTTGGCTAAACCATTGAGCAGCTGACGGAATTAAGTGTGGTTGTTGGTTTAAATCGATAATAGTATAGTTAGACATTATTGATCTCCTAGATAAAAGAACAGATCCCATTGAAAAGAAACAATGTTGGATCTGCTCTGTATTTTTTATTAATTGGAATGTTTGCTAGCTGGGTCTAAACGCCGTTCAATAATCCCTAGAACCCAATCTGTGATAATCGCCATAAAGGCCGTTGGTAAGGCACCGACTAAAATGATAGAAGCACCATCTGTGGCATTGGTTCCACGAATAATAATATCCCCTAAACCACCAGCTCCAACGAAAGCACCAATCGCAGTAATCCCGATTGCGACGACTAACGCATTTCGAATACCTGCCATGATTACTGAAACAGATAAAGGTAACTCGACCATATAAAGAAGTTGTACTTTTGTCATACCCATTCCTTTACCAACATCTAAAATATTGCGATCCACTTGAATCATGCCAGTGTACGTATTCTTGATGATTGGTAGGAGAGAATAAAGGAAGACCGTTACAACCACCGTGTTGACGCCTAAGCCCATTCCCAACATTAAAATCGAAAGCATTGCCAAAGCTGGTACTGTTTGGATAATGTTCGCTAAACGGATAATCCAGTTGGCTAAGCTACGTTTACGTGAAATCATAATCCCAATAGGAATCCCGACAATTGCAGCAAAGATTACGCCATAAATCGAAATTAAAAAGTGACGTAAAAATTGTTGAAAGACGTAGCCGCCATTTTGTTGGAAATAGTAGATAAATTGTTGGAATAAATTCATATTATTCATCTGTTACTCCCCCTCAAAATAGTTATTTTCTTTTAAGAAACGTTCGGCTACGACAGCAGGTTCAATTAAATCATTATCTGCTTGATAGTTCAATTCTTGCATTTTTTTGGTAGAAATTTTACCATCTAAGCGATTTAAGACATCTTTAATTTCCGGCGTTTCTTTTAATAATTTGTCACTAACCACAGGAGCGGCATCATAAGGCGGGAAGAAGCGCTTGTCATCTTTTAACATGACTAAATCGTAACTACCAATCCGGCCATCTGTTGAGTAACCTAAGATGACGTCCATTTTTCCAGCGTTGACTGCATCGTACACCAAGCCAATTTGCATTGGTAAAATAGATTTAAATTGGAAGTTGTATTCCTTTTTAAAGCCTTCATAACCGTCGCCTTCACGTGTGATCCACGCAGTATCGACACCAGCAACTAATTTGTCTGCGACTTTCCCTAAATCACTGACTGTTTTTAAATTGTATTTCTCAGCCGTTTCTTTTGTAACTAAGAATACATAAGTATTTTCAAATCCATATGAAGGGAACCAAGTTTGTTGATAACGTTTTTCAAATTCTGATTGAACTAGGTTAAACGCTTTTTTAGGGTCTTTTTCCGCTGGTAAACCAAGCGTAGTAGTCACGTCAGTACCAGTATAACGAGCTGCAGAAATTGAGGCATCTCCGTTTAACATTGCTTGGTGATTGATGGTAGTAGTGGCTAAGTTGTTAATCACATTTGTTTTTTTATCTGTGTAATGCTCAACCATATCCGCTACAATGCTCCCTAAAATCTGCGCTTCTGAAGTAATCCCACCTGTAATGGCGACAGTGTTATCATCAGAAGTTGAAGCGAGACCAGGTAAAGAACAACCTGCCAATAAAAGTAAACTGCTTAAGAAGAGTAAGCTTAACTTGAGTTTCTTTTTCATCATTATTCGCCCTCCCTTAAAGCTTTTGGCGTTAAACGATTTTCTAATAATCCAAGAAGAACATCTGCTAAAAGCGCTAAAATAGTTACCGGAATAGTCCCGCCAAAGATTAATTCTGGCTGATAGTTATTTAATCCACTGAAAATCATATCACCAAGACCACCTGCACCAATATAAGAAGCCAGTGTAGCCCAAGCAATGACATAGACAGCAGCTAAACGAATGCCGGCCATAATTGTTGGCATGGCAATGGGTAATTCAACACTAAAAATAGACTGTAAATTGGTCATGCCCATGCCTTTAGCAACATCTCGGTAATTTTCATCGACATTTTTCATTCCGATATACGTGTTTCTTAAAATAGGTAGAAGGGAATAGATGAATAGCGCGATAATAGCGGGTGTTTTGCCGACACCAAAAATTGGAATCATCAAAGCTAATAAAGCCAACGAAGGAACCGTTTGTAAGGCACTTGTTAAACCAATGACAATATTGGCTACTTTGGGCAAACGTGTTAACCAAACGCCAACGGGCACAGCGATAGCGACCCCTAATAAAAGTGCAAAGAATGAAATATAAATATGTTCAATACTTTTTGAAATCATTTCTGATCCATATTCTTGAAAGAAGCTACTCATTGCTTACGCCTCCTCTTTATCAGTTTCGGACTCGCTTTGTTTTGCTTCTACAGCTTCACTAATCGTTGTTTCATCGCCCCAGATAACATCATAAACAATGTCAACAAGGGAAGCACGTGTTAAGATGCCCACCACTCGTTTTTGTTCATCAACGACTGGCACATATTTTAAGCCGCGTTTTAAGATTCTTTGTAAAGCATCACGTAAAAGAGCGGTTTTTTGAACAAAGAAGACATCT from Enterococcus faecalis includes the following:
- a CDS encoding ABC transporter permease, whose translation is MNNMNLFQQFIYYFQQNGGYVFQQFLRHFLISIYGVIFAAIVGIPIGIMISRKRSLANWIIRLANIIQTVPALAMLSILMLGMGLGVNTVVVTVFLYSLLPIIKNTYTGMIQVDRNILDVGKGMGMTKVQLLYMVELPLSVSVIMAGIRNALVVAIGITAIGAFVGAGGLGDIIIRGTNATDGASIILVGALPTAFMAIITDWVLGIIERRLDPASKHSN
- a CDS encoding GNAT family N-acetyltransferase, which gives rise to MSNYTIIDLNQQPHLIPSAAQWFSQKWQIPAEAYQGSMQEMLTSENHVPHWWVCLNKQQDIVAGVGVIDNDFHNRADLTPNLCALYVEPTFRHQGLAGILLTTVGDFLANSGFKKLYLLTDHTTFYERYDWEFLTMVTTEEQSCARIYQKQLRQ
- a CDS encoding ABC transporter permease, whose amino-acid sequence is MSSFFQEYGSEMISKSIEHIYISFFALLLGVAIAVPVGVWLTRLPKVANIVIGLTSALQTVPSLALLALMIPIFGVGKTPAIIALFIYSLLPILRNTYIGMKNVDENYRDVAKGMGMTNLQSIFSVELPIAMPTIMAGIRLAAVYVIAWATLASYIGAGGLGDMIFSGLNNYQPELIFGGTIPVTILALLADVLLGLLENRLTPKALREGE
- a CDS encoding osmoprotectant ABC transporter substrate-binding protein; translated protein: MKKKLKLSLLFLSSLLLLAGCSLPGLASTSDDNTVAITGGITSEAQILGSIVADMVEHYTDKKTNVINNLATTTINHQAMLNGDASISAARYTGTDVTTTLGLPAEKDPKKAFNLVQSEFEKRYQQTWFPSYGFENTYVFLVTKETAEKYNLKTVSDLGKVADKLVAGVDTAWITREGDGYEGFKKEYNFQFKSILPMQIGLVYDAVNAGKMDVILGYSTDGRIGSYDLVMLKDDKRFFPPYDAAPVVSDKLLKETPEIKDVLNRLDGKISTKKMQELNYQADNDLIEPAVVAERFLKENNYFEGE
- a CDS encoding APC family permease, with protein sequence MADLKRLFIGKPLKSAENDEHKLSRFAALALLSSDALSSIAYGTEQIVVVLVTLSAAAIWYSLPIAAFVIILLISLTLSYRQIIHAYPHGGGAYVVSSENLGRNAGLLAGGSLLVDYMLTVAVSVSAGAEAIISAIPALYGHQVAISIGIVILITLMNLRGLRESASFLMLPVYSFIAIITLLIVVGLFKIVTGAQPLNATALPGAVVPGISIALVLRAFSSGSSSLTGVEAISNAVPFFKKPRAKNAAGTLALMATILGFFFVGITFINYWYGIVPKEEVTVLSQIGKAVFGQNILYYLLQFATALILAVAANTGFSAFPVLAYNLAKDKFMPHMYMDRGDRLGYSNGILTLAAGSIVLLLIFQGSTERLIPLYSIGVFIPFALSQSGMVVKWRKETKNWLPKSIANIVGAFISFAIIAILFIYRLGDIWPFFIIMPVLIYAFYRVNTHYKNVAEQLRLEDGAQLHEFDGNTVIVLVGNVTKANVGALNYARSIGDYVVAMHVSMDENVEKEKEIQEEFKKHFPDVRLSIVHSSYRSLQNPILRYVDLVSKNATKHNYSTTVLVPQFVPNKRWQNILHNQTSLRLRIRLAWRENIIVATYSYHLKK